A segment of the Verrucomicrobiota bacterium genome:
ACGCGGTCGCGGCTGCGCGCGGCGCCGAGTCCCTTGAGCCGCGCGCGGAACTTGAGGTATTCGCGCACGCGCATGTCGAGGTAGAGCGGGTTGTTCTCCGGCATGTAGCCGATGCGGCGGCGCACTTCCAGCGCCTGCGTGTAAACATCGAATCCCGCCACGCGCGCCGAGCCGCTCGTGGCCGGCATGAAGCACGAGAGGATGCGCATGGTCGTGGACTTGCCCGCGCCGTTGCGGCCGAGGAAGCCGACGACCTCGCCGCGGCCGACCGTGAAGGTCAGGTCCTGCACCGCGGTCACGCCGGCAAACCTCTTGGTGAGGTGCTCGACTTCGATCATCGGTGCGGCGGCGCTCATGCGGGCGTCATCGGACGGTAAGCTCGATCGCGCGCGTCATCGTCTGGACGAAGTTGCCGCGCTGCACCTGGATGAGCAGGTCGAGGCGGACGCGGTCGCCGGCTTTGCGCGGGCTCACGAGCTTGGCGGCTTCGACAACGTCGGACGTGGCGAGATTGTCCACGCCGCGCAAGATCATGCCGGGCTTGAGTCCCGCGCGGTCGGCGGCCGTGCCGGCCTCGACGTCCTTGATGATCAGCCCGGCTTTCGGATTGAGCCCGAGCTGGTCGGCGCGCGCGGGCGTGAGTTCCTCGACGCCGAAGCCGAGGCGCTTCTGCACGAGCGCGGAGTTGAAGTGGGACTCCAGCTTCACGAAACGGATGGTGACGTCGCGCGGCTCGCCGCCGCGCCGGATGCCGAGCGTCACGTCGCCCTTGGAGCCCTCCTCGGTCAGCGTGAGCAACGCGTCGAAGAAACTCCGCGGCGTGTGGTTCTGGATGCGGAGCAACTGGTCCCCGACGCGCAGGCCGGCCTTGTCGGCGGGGCTCTCGGGCTGGACGTCCATCACGGACACGGGTTGCGAGCCGGGACGGAATCGCGCGCCGAACCAGAGCCGCTTGTTGGTGACCTCGGGGACGATGAGTTCGCTGATGGCGGCGACGATTCGCTTGGCGGGGATGGCGAAGCCGATGCCCTGTCCGGCTTTGAGCACGGCGACGTTCATGCCAAGGATTTCACCGCGCAGGTTGATGAGGGGGCCGCCGCTGTTGCCGGGGTTGATCGAGGCGTCGGTTTGCAGCCAGTCGGCGGGCCGCAAGGGCTGGTCGTCGAGCGGCGCGCGCCGCGGTCCCGAACTGAGGATGCCGCGGCTCACGCTGCCGCCGAGCCCGAACGGGTTTCCGAGCGCGATCACGGTCTCGCCAAGCAGCAGGTCGTCGTCGCCGGCAAACTTCACCGCGGGGAACTTCTCGCCGGCGGGCGCGCGGAGCTTGAGCAGCGCGACGTCGCTCTTGCGCGTGCCGGTCTCGAGCTTCGCCTGCAAAATGCGCCCGTCATGGAGGCGCACCCAGATTTCGTCCGCGTCCTCGACCACATGCGCGTTGGTGAGAATCCAGCCGTCCTCGTCGATGATCACGCCCGAGCCGGCGCTCTCGGCGGGCGGGAGTTCCTGCGTGAAGGGAATCCAGTTGTCGCGGAACCAGTCGATCGCGTAGCCGCGGCGCTCGCGCCTGGTCTTGGTGCCGATGTTGACGACGCCCGGCATCACTTTCTCCACGGCGGCGACGGTGGCGTCGCGGCGGATGTCCGGTTGCGCGGCCGGAACCGGCTGCGCGGGAGCGAGGGCGACTGCGACAAGCAGGGCGCGCCCCGTTGCGACGAGGGCACGGGTCGCGGCGCGGCGGGGTTGGCGAATTGTGCGATGTCCCTTCATGCTGGGAAAGACAGACGGCTGGCTGCGACGTTCAGTTTCCCGCGGCGCTTGGGAGCGTTTACATTCAGCGGTGCCTGGCGCAGCCTTCCCACGGTCATGACGTGGGCGCCAGTGTGCAAAACGACCTTTTGAAAAGCAACCGCAAGTCCAGCGCATGAGCGCATTGCCCGCCCAGTTCTATGCCGGCTGGCGGCAGGCGCAACGCGCCGCCGCGCTTCGCGAGGCCGGCTCCGGCGCGCCGCCCGAGCGACTGCTGCAAGCGGTGTGGGCGCACCAGCGCTTGCTCCGAGCGCGGCTCGTGACGACCGATGGCCGGGCCGTGCGCGTCCTGCATCCGGGATTTTGGAACCGCGGCGCCGGGCCGGATTTTCAACGCGCCATGATCCAACTCGGCGCGGACTCACCGCGCGCGGGCGATGTGGAGATTGACCTCGAGCCCTCCGGCTGGAGAAGCCATTCGCACGAATCCAATCCGGCCTACTCAAATGTCCTGTTGCATGTCGTGTGGCGCGGCACGGGGCGCGGGACGCCGCCGACGCTCGAACTCGAGCGCGTGCTCGACTCGACGCAGGATGAACTCGCGCAATGGCTCGGCGCCGAGGGCAGCCGCGCGACTCCCTCGGCCGTCGCAGGACAGTGCAGCGCGCCGTTGCGAGACCTCGACGAACCGGCCCGCCTCGCGTTGTTCCGCCAGGCGGCGCAAGTGCGCCTTCAATCGAAGGCCGCCGCGCTCCACGCCCGCGCCCGCGAGTCGGGCTGGGAACCCGCGCTGCTCGCGGGGCTGATGTCCACGCTCGGCTACAGGCACAACGTCTGGCCCATGCTTCACCTCGCCGAAATGGCCCCGCTCCTTCGCGGCGCGGGTTCGCGCGTGGACGTTGAACTTCTGCAGGCCCGCCTCCTCGGCGCGGCCGGACTTCTCCCCCCGGAACTGCCGCGCAAGCTCCCCGTCGCGAGCGAATACCTGCGCCGGCTTTGGGACGCCTGGTGGCGCGAGCGCGACGCGCTGGCGGGCGTGACGCTGCCGCGCGCGGCGTGGCGCTTCGCCGGGCTTCGCCCCGCGAACAGACCCGAGCGGCGCCTCGCGCTCGCCGCGCACTGGCTCGTGGAACGGGATTTCGCCGGCCGGGTTCGCGCGTGGTCATCGGCTCCGCACGCCGACCGGGCGCTGGTTCCGACGTTGCTCGCCATCCTTGAAGGCGGACGCGATGACTTCTGGTCGCGCCATGCGACGCTGAATTCCGGTCCGGCGCGCAAGCGCCCGCGACCTGCGGATGCGCCCGGGCCTGCGCTTCACGCCGGACCGCTTGCCGCGCCCCAACCATTGCTCGGCGCCCCGCGGCTTACAGACCTTGCCGTGAACGTGGTGCTGCCGTGGCTCTGGGCCCGGGCGGTCGCCGAGCGCGACGAACCCGCGCGCGCCGAGGCCGAACGACGATTCCACGCATGGCCCGCCGCGGAGGACAACTCGGTGTTGAAGCTCGCGCGCCAGCGGTTGCTCGGCGGCGCTTCCGCCTCGGGCTTTCGCACCGCTTCGACGCAGCAGGGCTTGATGCAAATCGTCCGGGACTTCTGCGACCAGACCGACGCGCTCTGCACCGGCTGCCGTTTTCCGGAACTGGTCCGCGCCCTCCGGCCGGCCGTCGCCGGAAGGGATTTGTTTTGAATCTTCCCCGGTGAATCTGGTTTCGTCTGTCCCACGACCACCACGAATGAGTGACGCAACCCCCACCTGCGGAGACGCATCGAACCGGCGGATTCGCACGATCCTCATGGTGGACGACGATCTGGAGCTGGCGATGATCTACAAGGAGTTGCTCGGCTCGCAGGGTTACACCGTCACCGTCGCGCCGAACGGCGCCGAGGCGCTGAAGATCATCATGAAACAGGATCTCGACGCGATCGTCTGTGACATGCTCATGCCGCACATGGCAGGCGACATGTTCTACCTCGCGGTCGAGCGCGTGAAGCCCAACCTCTGCAAGCGCTTCATCTTCGTCACCGCCTACGATTCCAACCCAAGGATTTCCGAGTTCTTCAAGAAAGTGAAGGCTGTCCCCCTCTACAAGCCGGTCACGCACAGCAAAATGCTCGTCACGCTCAACATCCTCAACCAGCGCCTGCTGGACGAGGAGAAGAATGCGCGGGCCTGAACCGGCTGGGAGCCCTGTCCGGCTCCGCGCGCAGTGCTTGTGCTGAAGCGAGCCACCTCGATTCTTCTGAATCCGCCGGCGATTCGGTCAGTCAGTTTTGCTGCGGATCCATGCAGCGCGCGGCACAGACTTTGACGCTTCCGATACGGCGAGTTCTCCTCGCCGTGCTGGTTCTGGATGCAGCGGGCGCGGCCGCGGCGCCGTCGTCGAAATCCGCGCCGGCTTACGAGACCGACATCCGGCCCATCCTCAAGGCAAACTGTTTCCACTGCCACGGCGAGGGCGACAAGCTCAAGGGTGGCCTTGACTTGCGGTTGCGCCATTTCATCGCCAAGGGCGGCGGGTCCGGTCCGGCCATCGTGCCTGGCAAGCCGGACAAGAGCCTGCTCTTCAAGCAAGT
Coding sequences within it:
- a CDS encoding response regulator codes for the protein MSDATPTCGDASNRRIRTILMVDDDLELAMIYKELLGSQGYTVTVAPNGAEALKIIMKQDLDAIVCDMLMPHMAGDMFYLAVERVKPNLCKRFIFVTAYDSNPRISEFFKKVKAVPLYKPVTHSKMLVTLNILNQRLLDEEKNARA
- a CDS encoding PDZ domain-containing protein, with the protein product MRWTCGCFSKGRFAHWRPRHDRGKAAPGTAECKRSQAPRETERRSQPSVFPSMKGHRTIRQPRRAATRALVATGRALLVAVALAPAQPVPAAQPDIRRDATVAAVEKVMPGVVNIGTKTRRERRGYAIDWFRDNWIPFTQELPPAESAGSGVIIDEDGWILTNAHVVEDADEIWVRLHDGRILQAKLETGTRKSDVALLKLRAPAGEKFPAVKFAGDDDLLLGETVIALGNPFGLGGSVSRGILSSGPRRAPLDDQPLRPADWLQTDASINPGNSGGPLINLRGEILGMNVAVLKAGQGIGFAIPAKRIVAAISELIVPEVTNKRLWFGARFRPGSQPVSVMDVQPESPADKAGLRVGDQLLRIQNHTPRSFFDALLTLTEEGSKGDVTLGIRRGGEPRDVTIRFVKLESHFNSALVQKRLGFGVEELTPARADQLGLNPKAGLIIKDVEAGTAADRAGLKPGMILRGVDNLATSDVVEAAKLVSPRKAGDRVRLDLLIQVQRGNFVQTMTRAIELTVR
- a CDS encoding DUF2851 family protein, whose amino-acid sequence is MSALPAQFYAGWRQAQRAAALREAGSGAPPERLLQAVWAHQRLLRARLVTTDGRAVRVLHPGFWNRGAGPDFQRAMIQLGADSPRAGDVEIDLEPSGWRSHSHESNPAYSNVLLHVVWRGTGRGTPPTLELERVLDSTQDELAQWLGAEGSRATPSAVAGQCSAPLRDLDEPARLALFRQAAQVRLQSKAAALHARARESGWEPALLAGLMSTLGYRHNVWPMLHLAEMAPLLRGAGSRVDVELLQARLLGAAGLLPPELPRKLPVASEYLRRLWDAWWRERDALAGVTLPRAAWRFAGLRPANRPERRLALAAHWLVERDFAGRVRAWSSAPHADRALVPTLLAILEGGRDDFWSRHATLNSGPARKRPRPADAPGPALHAGPLAAPQPLLGAPRLTDLAVNVVLPWLWARAVAERDEPARAEAERRFHAWPAAEDNSVLKLARQRLLGGASASGFRTASTQQGLMQIVRDFCDQTDALCTGCRFPELVRALRPAVAGRDLF